TACGGGCTCGGGGAAACCGTGGTGCAGGGGTCGGTGAATCCCGATGAATACCTGATCTTCAAGCCCACCCTGGAGCAGGGCTACGCGCCGATCGTGCAGCGGCGCTGCGGCAGCAAGGCGATCCGCATGGTCTACGCCGACGCCGCGGCCCCGACCGGGGACGGAGCGGTGAGCTGGGCCCATGAACCGGGCCAGGCGAGCACCCGCACCCTGTCCGTGCCGGCGGAGGAGCGGCGCCGCTTCGCCATCAGCGACGCCGAGGCCCTGCAGCTGGCCCGCTGGGCCTGCGCCATCGAGCGGCACTACAGCCAGCGGCGGGGCACGCCCACGCCGATGGACATCGAGTGGGCCAAGGACGGCAACACCGGCGAGCTGTTCATCCTCCAGGCCCGGCCCGAAACGGTGGAGTCGCGGCGCAGCGGCACCGTGCTGCGGCGCTGGTCGCTGGCTGCCCACAACGCCGAGCTGCTGGCCCGGGGAAGGGCGATCGGGGCCTCGGTGAGCAGCGGCCCGGCGCGGCTGATCCGGGATCCCGGCGAGATCCAGCGCTTCCGCCAGGGCGACCTGCTGGTGACCGAGCGCACCGACCCCGACTGGGAGCCGATCCTCAAGCGGGCCAGCGGCGTGATCACCAACCAGGGCGGCCGCACCTGCCACGCCGCGATCATCGCCCGTGAGATGGGGATCACGGCGATCGTGGGCACGGGCGACGCCACCCAGCGGATCCCCGATGGCACGCTGATCACGGCCAGCTGCTGCGAGGGGGACGAGGGCAAGGTGTACCGCGGAGCCGTGCCGTTCACGGTGGAGGAGCAGGACCTGGGCAACCTGCCCCCCACCCGCACCCGGATCCTGATGAACGTGGGCAACCCGGAGGAGGCCTTCAAGCTGGCGGCCATCCCCTGCGACGGCGTGGGCCTGGCCCGGCTGGAGTTCATCATCGCCAACCACATCAAGGTGCACCCGCTGGCCCTGCTGCAACCCGAGCGGGTGACCGAGGCGGCCGAACGGCAGGCGATCGCCGAGCTCACGGCCGGCTACGGGCAGCCCACCGACTACTACGTGGACCTGCTGGCCCAGGGCATGGGCCGGATCGCCGCCGCCTTCCACCCCCGGCCTGTGATCCTGCGCTTCTCCGATTTCAAGAGCAACGAGTACGCCCGCCTGCTGGGGGGCGGGGTGTTCGAGCCCAGGGAGGAGAACCCGATGCTGGGCTGGCGCGGTGCCTCCCGCTACTACGCCCCGGCCTTCCGCGAGGCCTTCGCTCTCGAGTGCCAGGCGCTGCGGCGGGTGCGGGAGGTGATGGGCCTGGACAACGTGATCCCGATGGTGCCGTTCTGCCGCACCCCGGAGGAGGGCGACCGGGTGCTTGCGGAAATGGCCCGCCATGGGCTCGAGCGCGGCCGCAACGGCCTGGAGGTGTACGTGATGTGCGAGCTGCCCAGCAACGTGATCGCCGCCGAGGCCTTCGCCGAGCGCTTCGATGGCTTCTCGATCGGCTCCAACGACCTCACCCAGCTGACATTGGGCCTGGATCGCGATTCCGCCCTGGTGGCCGACCTCTTCGATGAGCGGCAGGCGGCGGTGAAGACCATGATCCAGATGGCGATCCGCACCGCCCGCCGCTGCGGCCGCAAGATCGGCATCTGCGGCCAGGCCCCCAGCGACCACCCGGACTTCTCCGCCTTCCTCGTGGCCGAGGGGATCGACTCGATCAGCCTCAATCCCGACGCCGTGCTGCAGACGCGCCTCTCGGTGGCGGCCATCGAAACGGAGCTCGGTGGCGGCGCCGGCGGGCCGGGAAGGTCAGAGGCCGGGAGCTGAAGGCCGCTCCCCGGGAGCCGGGGGGGGACCCTCCAGATGCACCCGCAGCGGCGGCGCCTGCACCAGGTGGAAGGTGGAGGAGGCGATCTGCACCCGGTCGCCAGAAGCCTCGAAGGCCTCCAGGATGCGCTGGTAGAGATGGTCCTTGGTGGAGCGGCGGCTCTTCACATCCACCACGTAGCGGAGGGTGAACTCCATCCAGTTGTCGGTGAGCACCAGGGTCACTTGGGGTTCCACGCCGGCGTTCTCGAGCAGATACTTCTGCAGCATCTGGCGCCAGGCCGAGCGCACCGTGGCCGTGAACTGCTCGGTGGCGATCTCGGCACCGATCTCCTCGAGGATGCGGCGGGCCAGGCGGTGGTCGCCGCCGTAGGTCACCGGGATGCGCAGCTCGTCCCAGAGGAAGGGGAAGTCGCCGGAGTAGTTGAACACCGGCGACTTGAACACGAAGCTGTTGGCGATGCGCACGATGCGGCCGCTGTAGAGATCGGAGTTCACCCACTCCCCCAGCTCCATCAAGGTGGTGCGCAGGATGCCGATGTCGATCACATCGCCCTTGATCCCGCCGAGCTGCACCCGGTCCCCCGGGGCGTAGAAGCCACCGAAGGAGATGGCGATCCAGCCCGCCACGCTGCCGATCACCTCCTGGAGGGCGAAGGCGATGCCGGCGCCGGCGACGCCGATCGCCACCGTGAGACCGCCGAGGCGGTCCTTGAAGATGACGGTGATGCCCACCAGGGCCAGGAAATAGCCGCTCAGGGCCACCAGCTTGCGGGCGTAGTAGCGCGTGTCGTTGTCGCGCAGGTAGCGGGTGAGGGAGGCCTGGCTGATCCGGATCAGCAGGGTGACCGCCAGCAGCACCAGGCCCGCCGCCATGAACTTGGCCAGCAGCGGATCACTGGTCCAGGCGGGGGCCGTGGCGGGGGAAGGGGAAGCGGCCATGGGAGGGGGGTCGCCGGATGTCAGCCGGATCCGGCGAGCTGGTAGGGCTCACCGGGCACCGGGTCGATGAGGCGATGGGGGCCCGCCCCGGCCGACAGGAGCGCCGCCTCCTCGGCACTGCCCTGCTGCCACAGGGCCCGGGTGAGCAGCCCTTCGAAGCGCCCATCCCCACCGGCGGTGCTGGCCAGCACGGTGGCGGGCCTGAAGCGCTCCAGCAGCGACGGCAGCACCTGCCGGCCCCGCACGAACGCACCGGCCAGGGGCAGGCCCAGGTCCACCACGGGGGTGATCACCGCATCCAGCGGCTCGGCGGGGAGGCTGGGGTCGAGAAAGCCGTGGGGCTCGAGATAGAGGCTGCCGGCCGGGTGGTCGAGGCGGTAGCCGTTCTCCACCTGGGGCACGGGGGCGCCGGCGGTAGCCCGGATCCGCAGATCGCCCAGGCTGTGGCTGTCACCCGGTGCCAGGGCCGTGACGTGACGGAACCCCAGCTCGCCCACGCGGCGGGCCGCCGTCGGTGAAGCCACCACCGGCAGGTGCCGATCCAGCAGCGCCAGGCTGGGGGGATGGCAGTGGTCGGCCAGGCCCTGGGTGAGCAGCAGCAGGTCCAGCCCTTCCGGAACGGGCCAGGGGCGGGGCAGCTGGCCCCGGAAGAACCAGGGGCCGGGGGGAAACTCCAGGGCGCCGGTGAGCCACGGATCCACCAGCACCCTCAGCTGGTCGAACTGCAGCAGCCAGCCGTTCGCTCCGTAGTAGGTGGCCTGCAAGCCGAGCGGCATGGGGAGAGCGAAATGGGGGGGAACCGGGCGGGGAACTCTGCGGGCAGCTGGATCGGACCACACCCGTCCAGACCCTAGAGCGGTTGCAGACGCAGCGGCCGCGCGGTGGGCACCACGATGGCGCCCAGATGCCACAGCTGCACGGCATGGGCCCCGCAGCGCAGCACCGACAGCACCGCGAGGGCGACGCAGAGGGGGCAGTGGGCGAGTCCCATGGCGACGAGGCGGGTGACGGAGACAGGTGGGGGGAGCTGGTGAGGACTCCTGCCTTCCCACCATGGCGGCGCCGGGGAGCCGGCGACGCGATTGCAACGGAACCGCCGCGATCTACAACGGATAGGTCGGACCGGACCCCACGTGCTGCGGCTGAGTGAACTGAAGCTGCCGCTGGACCACAGCGAGGCGGATCTGCCGGCGGCCATCTGCCGGCGACTGCGCATCGCTCCCCAGCAGCTGCGCGAGCACAGGCTGGTGAAGCGCAGCGTCGATGCCCGCCGGGGGCAGCCGATCCGGCTCGTCTACAGCCTCGATCTGGTGCTGGATGTCTCCAGCCGCGAGGAGGAGCGCCTGCTGCGCCGGTTCAGCGGCGACCCCCACCTGCGGCCCAGTCCCGACACCACCTACCGGTTCGTCGTTCCGCCTGCGGTGGAGGGCGAGGTCGGCCGGCGGCGGCCGGTGGTGGTCGGGGCCGGACCCTGCGGCTACTTCGCCGCCCTGCTGCTGGCCCAGATGGGGCTGCGGCCGCTGCTGCTGGAGCGCGGCCAGGCCGTGAAGCGCCGCACCGCCGACACCTTCGGGTTCTGGAAGGGGCAGCTCCCCTTCAACCCCGAATCCAATGCCCAGTTCGGCGAGGGCGGTGCCGGCACCTTCTCCGACGGCAAGCTCTACAGCCAGGTGAGCGAACCGAAGCGCTACGTGCGCAAGGTGCTGGAGGAGCTGGTGGCGGCCGGAGCCAATGCGGACATCCTCACCCTGCACCGTCCCCACATCGGCACCTTCAAGCTGGCCACGGTGGTGCGGGGGCTGCGCCGCCGCATCGAGGAACTCGGGGGCGAGGTGTGGTTCGAGAGCCGGGTGGATGAGCTGATCTGCCGGGCCACCGACCGGCAGGTGGAGGCGGTGGTGCTGGCCGATGGGCGCCGCATCGCCACCGACCACGTGGTGCTGGCGGTGGGGCACAGCGCCCGCGACACCTTCGCCATGGTGCAGCGGGCGGGGGTGGCGATGGAGGCCAAACCCTTCGCCATCGGCCTGCGGATCGAGCACCCCCAGCTCCTGATCGACCGGGCCCGCTGGGGGGAGGCGGCGGGCCACCCGCGCCTGGGACCCGCCGAATACAAGCTCGTGCACCACTGCACGGGAGCCGGACTGGAGGGCCGCAGCGTCTACAGCTTCTGCATGTGCCCCGGAGGCCTGGTGGTGGGAGCCACCTCCGAGCCCGGCGCCGTGGTGACCAACGGCATGAGCCAGCACTCGCGCAACGAGCGCAACGCCAACAGCGCCCTGGTGGTCAACGTGGCGCTGGATGACCTCAGGCCCTACGGCCAGGGTGCCGACGACCCCCTGGCCGGTGTGGCCTTCCAGCGCCACTGGGAAGCCCGGGCGTTCGCCGGCGGTGGCGGCAGCTACCGGGCACCGGCCCAGACCGTTGGAGACTTCCTGGCGGGCAAAAGCCGGTGTGGCCCCGTTGCCGCATCGGCGGGCGTGCTGCCCTCTTACCAGCCGGGAGTGTGCTGGGCTGATCTGAGCGCGTGTCTGCCCGCCCCCGTGGTGGCTGCCCTACGGGAGGCCCTGCCGGCGTTCGAGCGCCGTATTCCGGGCTTCACGACGGCGGAGGCGCTGCTCACGGGCGTCGAGACACGCACGTCGTCTCCCGTGCGGATGCCGCGACACGCCACCAGCCTGGAGAGCCTCAACACGCCAGGGCTCTACCCAGGCGGCGAGGGAGCCGGCTATGCCGGCGGCATCCTCTCGGCGGCCATCGATGGCATCAAACTGGCGGAACAGGTGGCCCTGGCGCTGCAGTCTGGGCCTTCCCGCCCTTGAGCCAAGCCTCGCGCAGCCCCCGTCTCACTCGTCCTCCTCCTCCGAACCGAGCGGCATCAGGCGGATCTGCTTGCGGCCCAGCTTGATCTCGAACTCATCGCCGGGCTTGAGGCCGAGCAGGTCGGTGTAGGCCCGCCCCACCATCAGATTGCCGTTGAACTGCACCTTGGTGGAGAAGCTGAGCTTGCGGCCCCCCTTACCGGTGGATGGGGAGCTGCTGAATTCCACCCCTTTGGCACTGAGCAGGGCCTCGTAGAAAGCCGTGAAATTCAGTCGTTCCGAGCCGTCCTTCTTGGTGGAGACATACCCGCAGGCCCTGACAAGATCCGATTTGCCAACGTCGCCAAGCTCCTTGACTTTATTGAGAAGATCGGTTCCGGTCAGCATAGTAATGCGTATGCACTGCCTGCATTATTACCATCCAAACAACGCTTTAGCAAGGTCGTCAACACAATCATGAGGCTGCAGGTTGTCTGGTTCAGACGCGATCTTCGGCTGGGAGATCACCCTGCACTGCATCAGGCGGCTTCGGAAGGCGCGGTTCTTCCCCTGTTCATCCTGGATCCGGCGCTGTTGCAGCACCCGGAAACCGGCGTCGCCAGAGTGGGAGTGCTGCTCGACAGCCTCGCGGCCCTCGAGCGGGATCTGCAACGGCTTCAGTCGCGGCTGCTGGTGCGCTGGGGCGAGCCCGCCGCCAGCCTGCTGGCCGTGGTACGGGCCTACGGGGCCGATGGTGTGATCGCCCATGTGGACAGTGAGCGCATCGTCGGACGGGTGCGGGATGCCCGGGTGCAACGCCACCTGGAGGAGGCGGGGGTGCCCCTGCGCTGGGTCGAACCCCCGGGGGGGCTCGAGGCCCTGGTGCCCTACCCCGCCTACCGGCGGTTCTGGCATGGGGCGATGGCGGCCGAACCCCTGCCCCCGCCGCCAAGGCTGGCCACTCCCCCACCCCGGGCCGAGGAGCCCCGCTCAGCCGTACCGACCCTGGAGGCGCTCGGGCTGGTCGAGGACGGCAAGCCCCGCCCCCCAGCGGGCAGCGCGGCGGCCCTGCAACGGCTGCAGGCGTTCTGCCGGCAGGAGGTCGCGTCCCGCTACTACTGGCAGCTCAGCTACCCCGCGGCCCGCGCCAGCTCCGGCCTCAGCCCCTACCTGAAGTTCGGCGTGGTCACCCATCGCCAGTGCCTGCACGCGATTGCCCCGCTGCGCCACGGCGACACCGGCCGGCAGCGCAGCTGGCGCCAGCTGGTGAGCCGCCTGCGCTGGGGTGCCGGCATGGCCCAGCGCTTTCGCTACCTGCCCCAGCTGGAGCTGGAACCCCTGTGGCGCTGCCACCGCCACGATGCCGCGCTGACCGGGGCCCAGGAGGAGATGTACCGGCGCTGGCAGGAGGGGAGCACGGGCTTCCCGATCGTCGATGCCGCATCCCGCTGCCTGCTGGCCACGGGCGGCTGGCGCGACCTCAACTTCCGCAGCCGCGCCATCCACGCCAGCTTCCTCACCAACCTCTGCGGCATCGACTGGCGCTACGGCGCCCTGCACTACATGCGACACCTGCTGGACGGTGATTGCCCGATCGACCACTACCAATGGGCCATGCAGGCCGGGGTGACGGTGGGCGGAACCGGGGGGTGGACGCGGATCTACCACCCCGGGCAGGTGGCGGTGGACCGCTGCGATCCCCACGGCATGTTCATCCGCCGCTGGCTGCCCGAGCTGGCCGAACTCACCAATGATCAGCTGGGCATGCCTCCGGCCATGGCGGGCTATCCGCCACCCATGCTCGACTACGACACGGCCAGGCGCGCCCGTCTGCAGGCGCTCGAGGCGCGACGCCAGAGCTGGACCCGAGGCGGTTTCAGCCCGATGCCGGCCGACCTGACGCCCTTCGGGGCGGAGCGGTTCGCGGGGGGCGAGACGGACTGGTGCCGCAGCCACAGCCTGCTGCCTGTGCCCGTGGACATCGACAGCCTGGATCGGGAGGAGCTGAGGGCTCTGGAGAGCTGGTTCGTGATGGGCCGCACGCCGGGCGGCCAGCGCCGCCGCAACGGCAGCGCGGCGCAGCAGCTCAGCCTGTTCGGAGCGGGCTGAGCGGCAACCGGACTGGGCCGGGTGGGATCAAGTGCCCGCCCCGCCCTCGTCAGCCCTGGGACACGATCCCGCTCCACTGCACAGCCTTCACCTGGTCGCGGCGCCAGGAGTGGAACAGCTCCGGCTCCGCCGCCGTGCAGAGGGGACACGTGGCGATCTGCTCCGGCAGCAGTCCAAGCCGCTGCAGCTGGCCATGGGTGGCCGCACGGATGTCGAGCCGATCCCGCCCAGGCTCCGGGTCGCTCAGCAGGGCGCCGCAACCGCGCAGGGCGTCCAGGGCCTGCTCCGGCTCACTGGGGGATGGATCCAGGCCCAGGGCCACCTGTTGGCTCACCTCCCGGAGCACCTGGTAACGCTGGCCGCCGATGGCGGGGCCCATAGCGACACGCAGATCCTCCAGGCGGGTGCCCGCCTGCAGCAGCAGCTCCACAGCCGCCGGCACGATCCTGCCGGCCACGCCGCGCCAGCCGGCATGGCAGGCCGCCACCCGTCCGGAGGCCCCATCGGCCAGCAGCACGGGCGTGCAGTCGGCACCGCAGACCCAGAGGCTCTGGGCACCGGCGTCGCTGGCCAGGCCGTCCGCCTGGGGCCGCGGTTCAGCGGCCGCCTGGCTGGCCGGCAGCACGAGGGATCCGTGCACCTGCACGGTGCGGTGCACGGTGACGCCCGCGCTGAGGTAGCCGGCCAGCACACCCGGCAGCCTTCCCTGCCACTGGCGGCTGAAGAATCCGTGCTCGAAGTCGGCCAGCAGGTCGCACTGCAGGTAGTAACCGCCGTAGCACCCCACCCAGGTCCAACCCGGAAGGGCATTGAAACCGGCGTCGGGGCGATCGAACGGCGCCGCGACCGCCTCAGCCATCGGGCAGATCCCGCAGCAGCCAGAAGCCCTCGAACCGCTGGTCGCTCTCGCGGGCCTGCACGGCGATGAACTGCAACCCGCCCGCCCGCTCGCGGGCTTCGCCGAACGCCTGGCGGGCCGCCTCGGCTTCCGGCGCGGGCAGCGTGGCCAGCAGCCAGCGATCCTCCAGGCCCGCCTCCAGCACCAGCTGGCGCTCCACGATCTCCAGGCGCACGGGCTCCAGACCCGCCAGCCAGCCGGCCAACGCCAGGGCCCGGCTGGCGCTGAACAGGCGCAGACCCGGCACCGGCGCTTCCGGCTCAGCCCCCTCCGGCAGGGGCACCAGGCCGGCGAATCCGGTGTCCCAGTCCCGGGCCCCCGCCAGGGCGCTGACGGGCAGGGTGGCCCAGGCCCAGCTGTCGCCGCGGGCGGCTTCCGGCAGGGGCACCGGCACCGGCCGGATCGCCTGGGGAGGTGGTGCCAGCGGCCCTGCCATGTAGCCCTCCTCCTGGGGATACACCTCCCGTTCCCGCTGCTGGAGCCAGCTCACCAGGGCGTAGGTGCGGCGGCTTGGGATGAGCTCGAGACCGAGTCCTTCGGCCGCACGCTGCACCATCGTGCGCATGGAGGCACGCCAGCAGCGCAGCCTCCGGGGCGGCGCAAAGCCCTCGGCGGCCGCCTGCTCCTGGGCGAGCTGCAGCGATTCCCGCAGCCAGATGGAGTTCACGCTCGAGGCGGGACAGGCCCGCATCCAGCGGAACCCATCCGCCAGGAGGCGGCCGTCTGCGGCAACCGCCGGGGTGGAGCAGATCAACAGCTCCCAGCGCTTCTTGCCGTCGGGCTCGAGGATCGGCCTCGAGTAGAAGTCGAGCTCCCAGTCGGGGCCGACGCCCTGGATCACACCTGACGGCGCGGCAGAGCCGGTCTCACGCACCCCCGTCATCCGGCGTTCTGCTCCTGTTGCCGCAGCACGGACCGGGCCCGGTTGGCCCGGTCGGCGGCCTCGGCCATCACCCGATCCTTCTCCACCAGCAGTTCACCGGGCTGGCCCTCCAGCAGGGCCGTGTTCAGGGCGATGCGGCCCCTGCCGGGATCGAGATCGGTGATCAGGGCGCTCAACCGCTCGCCCTGGCTGAAGGCCTCACGCAGATCACGCAGTTCGGCGCCGGTGACGCAGCTGTGGTGGAGCAGTCCGCTGATGCCGCCGAGGTCAACGAAGAAGCCATAGGGCTTCACGGAGGCCACAACGCCCTCCACCAGCTGACCCACCTCCAGTTCCGCAAAGCGGGCGGCTGTGGCGGCCCGCTTCTCCGAGAGCACGAGCTTGCGGGTGTCGGGGTTCACCTCCAGGAAGGTGACCCCGAGGGTCTTGCCCACCAGGGCCTCGTGGTTGTCACCCTCCTGCAGCTGGGAGCGGGGGATGAAGCCCCGCAGGCCCTCGAGGTCACAGGTGACGCCACCGCGGTTGAAGCCATTCACCTTGACCTGCACCACCTTGCCCTCCTTCTCCAGGGCGCGCACCTTCTCCCAGCTCTGACGCAGGGCGAGGGCGCGGGCGCTCACGGTCACCATGCCGTCGGCGTTCTGCTCCCGGGTGACGAGCACCTCCACCCGGGCGCCCTTGGGGAAGCGCTCCTTGAGGTTGGTGATCACGCCCAGCCCGGCCTCCTTCTTGGGCATGAAGCCCGGCGCCTTGCCGCCGATGTCCACGTACACCCCGTCGCTCTCCAGGCCGATCACCTCGCCGGTGACCACCTCACCGGTGGTGCCGACGAAATCCTGCTCGTCGAGGGCGGCCAGGAAGGCCTGCTCGTCGAAGTCGAACTCATCCACGCTGCGGCTCACGCCCTGGCGGGGGGTGGGGGCGGGCCGTTTCTGGCCGGCGGCGGCATCCGGCCCCAGCAGGTCGGCCATGGTGAGGCCCTCCATGGCCCCCATGTCGAACAGGTCGTCATCGCTGCGGGGCTGGGGCCGCTGCGGCTCCCGCACCGGCTGCTGGGGGGCAGCGGCGGCTGGTGGCTGGGGCGCCACCGGCCCGGCTGCCGGGGCCTCCGAGGCGGACCCTTCAGCCGCGGGCTCGTCCTTCTTGATCATCAGCACCTGGGGAGGCTTGCGCTGGGGAGAGCCGGCCGGGGGTCGTGGCGCTCCCGGTGGCACAGGCCGGGTGGACGGGGCTGGCGGTTGATTGCCGGTTCCGGCCATCTGCGGTGGGGCTGACAGCATCACACTGTAGGGATCGGATTCTTCGCCGACCGAGCCACCCCAGCACCGCCCTCCGGGCGGGGAGTCCTCCGCCATGCCGCCCCAGCCCAAGACCCGCACCTACCCAGGGCAGCCGCGGGAGCTGATGGCCCTGCCCTGGCCCCAGGTGCAGGCCGCCGCCAGCCAGGCCGGCAGCACGGTGATCTGGCCGTGGGGTGCCCTCGAGCAGCACGGTCCCCAGCTGCCGCTGGGCACCGATGCCCTCTTCGCCGACCGGGTGGTGAATGCCGTGCTGGAGCGGCTGCCGCCCGAGCGGCCGATCTGGAGGCTGCCGCTGCAGAGCATCGGCTTCTCACCGGAGCACCAGGGGTTCTGCGGCACCCTCAGCCTCAGCGCCGGCCAGGTGGTGGATCTGGTGATGGCGGTGGGGGGGCAGCTGGCCGCGGCGGGCTTCAGCCGCCTCCTGCTGCTCAATGGCCATGGGGGTCAGATCGGTCTGCTGCAGGCCGCCGCCCGCCAGTTGCGGGCCTCGGCGCCGCAGATGGCGGTGCTGCCCTGCTTTCTCTGGAGCGGCCCGGAAGGGGTGGCCGCCCTGCTGCCCGAGGCTGAACGCCGGCATGGTCTCCATGCCGGCCTGGCGGAGACGAGCCTGATGCTGCACCTCGCCGCCGAGCTGGTGCTGCCGGAGCGACCGTGCGACGGCCTCAGCGCAGAACCCCCACCCCAGGGGTGGAGCCTGGAAGGAGCGGCCCCGTGCGCCTGGCTCAGCTCGGATCTGAGCGCCAGCGGGGTGATCGGCGACAGTGCCGGGGCGAGCGCCGAGCTGGGCGCCGAGCTGTTCGAACGGCTGGTGGACGGCTGGGTGCGCCGCTGCGAGAGCCTGCTGACGAGCCGCTGGCCGCCCACCGCGTCCCTGGCGGCCAAGGACTCTGCCAACGGCCACGGGTCCTGACGCCAGCCCGGATCAGCCCGGGGTGGTTACAGTCTGGCCACTGCCTCGCGTTCAGGAGTCCCATGGCGTCTGTTGCCCACCCTGCTGTCGCCGAACAGCCCACCGACACCACAGCAGCGCTGGCCGACGGACTTCCCGACTTTGGCTGCGCCGCCTACAAGGATGCCTACAGCCGCATCAACGCGATCGTGATCGAGGGCGAGCAGGAAGCCCACGACAACTACATCGCCCTGGGCACCCTGATCCCTGAGCAGGCGGAGGAGCTCGCCAAGCTGGCCCGCATGGAGCTCAAGCACATGAAGGGCTTCACCGCCTGTGCCAACAACCTGGGCGTCACGGCGGACATGCCCTTCGCCAAGGAGTTCTTCGCCCCGCTCCACGGCAACTTCCAGAAGGCCCTGGCCGAGGGCAAGGTGACCACCTGCCTGCTGATCCAGGCCATCCTGATCGAAGCCTTCGCCATTTCCGCCTATCACATCTACATCCCCGTTGCTGATCCCTTCGCCCGGCGGATCACCGAAGGGGTGGTGAAGGACGAATACACCCATCTGAATTACGGCCAGGAATGGCTCAAGGCCAACCTGGCCGAGGTGCGGGACGAACTGGAGCAGGCCAACCGCGACAATCTTCCCCTCGTGCGCAAGATGCTGGACCAGGTGGCAGGAGATGCGGCCGTGCTCCAGATGGACAAGGAGGATCTGATGGCCGATTTCCTCAGCTCCTACCAGGAAGCCCTCATGGACATCGGCTTCACGGGCCGCGAGATCGCCAAGCTGGCGGCTGCCGCTCTGGTCGGCTGACCGGCGGCCCCACGCTCCCATGGGAGGATGTAGCGTCCGCGACATCCTCCCGCATTCCGCATGTTCGGCCTGATCGGTCACTCAACCAGCTTTGAGGAGGCACGGGCGAAGGCTCGCTCCCTTGGTTTTGACGAGTACGCCGACGGTGACCTCGACATGTGGTGCGCGGCCCCTCCCCAGCTGGTGGAGAGGGTGGAGGTGACCAGCCGCACCGGCAAGGTCATCAAGGGGGCCTACATCGATTCGGTCTTCGTGCCCGAGATGCTGCGCCGTTTCAAGACGGCCAAGCGCAAGGTGCTCAAGGCCATGGAACTGGCGCAGCGCTCCGGCATCGACATCACGGCTCTGGGCGGGTTCACCTCGATCATCTTTGAGGACATGAACCTGCTGCGGGAGGAGCGGGTGAGCGCCGTTCACCTGGACTGGCAGCGCTTCACCACCGGCAATACCCACACGGCCTGGGTGATCTGCCAGCAGGTGGAGCGCAATGCCTCCCAGCTCGGCATCGATCTCTCCACCGCCAAGGTGGCGGTGGTGGGAGCCTCGGGCGACATCGGCAGTGCGGTCTGCCGCTGGCTGCAGCGCCGCGGTGTCGGTGATCTGCTGCTGGTGGCCCGGCGGCCCCAACCCCTGGTGGAGCTGCAGGAGAACCTGGGGGAGGGCAGGATCCTCGCGCTGGAGGAGGCCCTGCCGGAGGCCGACGTGGTGGTGTGGGTGGCCAGCCTGCCCCAGAGCCTGCAGATCGACACGACCACCCTGAAACGGCCCTGCCTGATGATCGATGGCGGTTACCCCAAGAACCTGGACGCCAAGGCCGCTGCCGAGGGCATCCACGTGCTCAAGGGCGGCATCGTGGAGTTCTGGCAGGACATCGGCTGGCAGATGATGGAAGTGGCCGAGATGGCCGTGCCCCAGCGCCAGATGTTCGCCTGCTTCGCCGAGGCCATGC
This portion of the Cyanobium sp. NIES-981 genome encodes:
- a CDS encoding mechanosensitive ion channel family protein, which translates into the protein MAASPSPATAPAWTSDPLLAKFMAAGLVLLAVTLLIRISQASLTRYLRDNDTRYYARKLVALSGYFLALVGITVIFKDRLGGLTVAIGVAGAGIAFALQEVIGSVAGWIAISFGGFYAPGDRVQLGGIKGDVIDIGILRTTLMELGEWVNSDLYSGRIVRIANSFVFKSPVFNYSGDFPFLWDELRIPVTYGGDHRLARRILEEIGAEIATEQFTATVRSAWRQMLQKYLLENAGVEPQVTLVLTDNWMEFTLRYVVDVKSRRSTKDHLYQRILEAFEASGDRVQIASSTFHLVQAPPLRVHLEGPPPAPGERPSAPGL
- a CDS encoding AbrB family transcriptional regulator; translation: MLTGTDLLNKVKELGDVGKSDLVRACGYVSTKKDGSERLNFTAFYEALLSAKGVEFSSSPSTGKGGRKLSFSTKVQFNGNLMVGRAYTDLLGLKPGDEFEIKLGRKQIRLMPLGSEEEDE
- a CDS encoding MBL fold metallo-hydrolase, whose amino-acid sequence is MPLGLQATYYGANGWLLQFDQLRVLVDPWLTGALEFPPGPWFFRGQLPRPWPVPEGLDLLLLTQGLADHCHPPSLALLDRHLPVVASPTAARRVGELGFRHVTALAPGDSHSLGDLRIRATAGAPVPQVENGYRLDHPAGSLYLEPHGFLDPSLPAEPLDAVITPVVDLGLPLAGAFVRGRQVLPSLLERFRPATVLASTAGGDGRFEGLLTRALWQQGSAEEAALLSAGAGPHRLIDPVPGEPYQLAGSG
- the ppsA gene encoding phosphoenolpyruvate synthase, with protein sequence MASPDALVLPLAAVDLQALPQVGGKNASLGEMIQALAAAGVQVPGGFAATASAYRHFLAANALEAPLHGILDGLDAGDLAALQAAGAAARSLLLAAPLPRDLEEALLASYRQLSPPVPAGQCPEPIAVAVRSSATAEDLPDASFAGQQETYLNVRGEGALLAACRRCYASLFTDRAISYRQINGYDHFEVALSIGVQRMVRSDLAASGVMFSIDTETGFRDAVLLTAAYGLGETVVQGSVNPDEYLIFKPTLEQGYAPIVQRRCGSKAIRMVYADAAAPTGDGAVSWAHEPGQASTRTLSVPAEERRRFAISDAEALQLARWACAIERHYSQRRGTPTPMDIEWAKDGNTGELFILQARPETVESRRSGTVLRRWSLAAHNAELLARGRAIGASVSSGPARLIRDPGEIQRFRQGDLLVTERTDPDWEPILKRASGVITNQGGRTCHAAIIAREMGITAIVGTGDATQRIPDGTLITASCCEGDEGKVYRGAVPFTVEEQDLGNLPPTRTRILMNVGNPEEAFKLAAIPCDGVGLARLEFIIANHIKVHPLALLQPERVTEAAERQAIAELTAGYGQPTDYYVDLLAQGMGRIAAAFHPRPVILRFSDFKSNEYARLLGGGVFEPREENPMLGWRGASRYYAPAFREAFALECQALRRVREVMGLDNVIPMVPFCRTPEEGDRVLAEMARHGLERGRNGLEVYVMCELPSNVIAAEAFAERFDGFSIGSNDLTQLTLGLDRDSALVADLFDERQAAVKTMIQMAIRTARRCGRKIGICGQAPSDHPDFSAFLVAEGIDSISLNPDAVLQTRLSVAAIETELGGGAGGPGRSEAGS
- a CDS encoding NAD(P)/FAD-dependent oxidoreductase, producing MLRLSELKLPLDHSEADLPAAICRRLRIAPQQLREHRLVKRSVDARRGQPIRLVYSLDLVLDVSSREEERLLRRFSGDPHLRPSPDTTYRFVVPPAVEGEVGRRRPVVVGAGPCGYFAALLLAQMGLRPLLLERGQAVKRRTADTFGFWKGQLPFNPESNAQFGEGGAGTFSDGKLYSQVSEPKRYVRKVLEELVAAGANADILTLHRPHIGTFKLATVVRGLRRRIEELGGEVWFESRVDELICRATDRQVEAVVLADGRRIATDHVVLAVGHSARDTFAMVQRAGVAMEAKPFAIGLRIEHPQLLIDRARWGEAAGHPRLGPAEYKLVHHCTGAGLEGRSVYSFCMCPGGLVVGATSEPGAVVTNGMSQHSRNERNANSALVVNVALDDLRPYGQGADDPLAGVAFQRHWEARAFAGGGGSYRAPAQTVGDFLAGKSRCGPVAASAGVLPSYQPGVCWADLSACLPAPVVAALREALPAFERRIPGFTTAEALLTGVETRTSSPVRMPRHATSLESLNTPGLYPGGEGAGYAGGILSAAIDGIKLAEQVALALQSGPSRP